From one Gracilibacillus salinarum genomic stretch:
- a CDS encoding lactoylglutathione lyase family protein produces MNKTYPRAFSHIGLSVPDLDEAVKFYTEVLGWYVIMEPSVVEEDDSAIGQMCTDVFGAGFGQFRIAHLSTSDKVGIEMFEFANNETPENNFEYWKTGIFHFCVQDPDVEGLAEKIVAHGGKQRMPVREYYPNEKPYRMVYCEDPFGNLIEIYSHSYELTYSDGAY; encoded by the coding sequence TTGAATAAAACCTATCCACGTGCTTTTTCACATATTGGACTGTCTGTTCCGGACTTGGACGAGGCAGTAAAATTCTATACCGAGGTACTTGGCTGGTATGTCATTATGGAGCCATCCGTTGTGGAGGAGGACGATAGTGCGATTGGCCAGATGTGTACAGATGTCTTCGGTGCCGGATTTGGGCAATTCCGAATCGCACACTTGTCCACTTCAGACAAAGTCGGGATCGAAATGTTTGAGTTTGCAAACAATGAAACACCAGAGAATAATTTTGAATATTGGAAAACAGGTATTTTTCACTTCTGTGTACAGGACCCGGACGTAGAAGGACTAGCAGAGAAAATCGTCGCACATGGCGGAAAACAGCGAATGCCTGTCCGCGAATATTATCCAAACGAAAAACCGTACAGAATGGTCTATTGCGAGGATCCTTTTGGTAATTTAATCGAGATTTACAGCCACAGTTATGAATTAACTTATTCTGACGGTGCTTATTAA